The following coding sequences lie in one Planococcus lenghuensis genomic window:
- a CDS encoding IS630 family transposase (programmed frameshift): MAMNREAEIQELQTVMNSEQERRMFERYQAVRLVLEGKTQKEAAAIIGRTEHTVGSYMAAYKKGGLAGLQRGTSTGRPPKLTAEQRQELQDIIAHQTPADVGFPARANWTLGLAVELIERKWGETYSPKGLSQLFDSLGLSFTRPTYTLKKADPEKQAEFRDKTFPDLKKLMDGKIDRLLFEDESMIRDYQAIGSTWFLRGQQRMIPTFGQHKGVKLIGTLDYETGEIICTEEERYDAGTFLRFLEKLLTAYPTGKLVMILDNARIHHAKLIQPFLEENRDRLELVFLPPYSPQLNLMEGVWKWLKEAVIHNVFFGTVQKITLAVRAFLKDVDQRREEVIDRLCVRM; encoded by the exons TTGGCCATGAACCGGGAAGCGGAAATTCAAGAACTGCAGACAGTGATGAACAGTGAACAGGAGCGCCGGATGTTCGAGCGGTATCAGGCAGTCCGACTTGTCCTGGAAGGCAAGACCCAGAAAGAGGCCGCTGCCATCATCGGTCGCACTGAACATACAGTCGGGAGTTACATGGCCGCTTACAAGAAAGGTGGACTCGCCGGCCTCCAACGCGGCACATCCACCGGAAGACCGCCCAAACTGACAGCTGAACAGCGGCAGGAACTGCAGGACATCATCGCCCATCAGACACCGGCGGATGTCGGGTTTCCGGCACGCGCCAATTGGACACTCGGCCTCGCAGTCGAACTGATCGAGCGAAAATGGGGAGAGACCTACTCGCCGAAAGGGCTCTCCCAGCTATTCGACTCCCTCGGCCTCAGCTTCACCCGTCCGACGTATACGCTGAAGAAAGCAGATCCTGAAAAGCAGGCGGAGTTCCGGGACAAGACGTTCCCCGATCTT AAAAAACTGATGGATGGCAAAATCGACCGTCTGCTGTTTGAGGATGAATCCATGATCCGTGACTATCAGGCGATCGGGTCCACCTGGTTCCTGCGCGGACAACAGCGGATGATTCCGACATTCGGCCAGCACAAAGGCGTCAAGCTGATTGGCACGTTGGATTATGAGACCGGCGAGATTATCTGCACAGAAGAAGAGCGCTATGATGCCGGAACCTTCCTGCGCTTCCTCGAGAAGCTTCTGACCGCTTACCCAACGGGTAAACTTGTCATGATTCTGGATAACGCCCGGATTCATCATGCCAAGTTGATTCAGCCCTTCCTGGAAGAAAACCGTGATCGGTTGGAACTCGTCTTCCTGCCGCCTTACAGTCCGCAGCTCAATCTGATGGAAGGTGTATGGAAATGGCTGAAGGAAGCCGTCATCCATAATGTCTTTTTTGGCACGGTTCAGAAAATCACGCTCGCTGTCCGAGCCTTCCTCAAGGACGTGGATCAGCGCCGGGAAGAAGTAATTGACCGGTTGTGTGTCAGAATGTAA
- a CDS encoding DUF1450 domain-containing protein, translated as MNRMLKNLFRKKEVFLADQVEFCMTNLSQGSEEVYEQLSERDDIELLQTGCNSHCELCACTLYALVNEEVVEADTPEELLVKINEELELNSIR; from the coding sequence ATGAACAGAATGTTAAAAAACCTTTTTCGAAAAAAAGAAGTGTTTCTGGCGGACCAAGTGGAGTTTTGTATGACAAATCTTTCGCAGGGCAGCGAAGAAGTGTACGAGCAATTAAGTGAACGCGACGACATCGAACTGCTTCAGACCGGCTGTAACTCCCATTGTGAACTATGTGCATGTACATTATATGCTTTAGTTAACGAAGAAGTGGTGGAAGCTGACACTCCTGAAGAACTACTAGTGAAAATCAACGAAGAACTCGAATTGAACTCTATTCGATGA
- a CDS encoding IS630 family transposase: protein MNTEKERRMFERFQAVKLVLEGKTRKEADDDSGRTWFLRGKQRIIPTFGQHKGVKLIGTLDYETGEIFCIEEEQYDAKTFLHFLQKLLTVYPTGKIVMVLDNARIHHAKLIQPFLDEHRNRLELVFLPPYSPQLNLMEGVWKWLKAAVIHNVFFGSARKIKLAVRTFLKDVDQRRAEVIDRLCVRL from the coding sequence ATGAACACGGAAAAGGAACGCCGGATGTTTGAACGGTTCCAGGCGGTCAAGCTGGTCCTTGAAGGCAAAACCCGGAAAGAGGCCGATGACGACAGCGGCCGCACCTGGTTCTTGCGTGGAAAACAGCGGATCATTCCGACATTCGGCCAGCACAAGGGCGTCAAGCTGATTGGCACGCTGGACTACGAGACCGGTGAAATTTTCTGTATCGAAGAAGAACAGTATGATGCCAAAACGTTCCTGCATTTCCTCCAGAAACTTCTGACTGTCTACCCAACGGGTAAAATCGTCATGGTTCTGGATAACGCCCGGATCCACCATGCCAAGCTGATTCAGCCATTCCTGGACGAACACCGCAACCGCTTGGAACTCGTCTTCCTGCCGCCCTACAGTCCGCAATTGAATCTGATGGAGGGCGTGTGGAAGTGGCTGAAGGCAGCTGTCATCCACAACGTCTTTTTCGGCAGTGCCCGGAAGATTAAACTCGCTGTCCGCACTTTCCTCAAGGACGTGGATCAGCGCCGGGCAGAAGTGATTGACCGGCTGTGCGTCAGATTGTAA
- a CDS encoding acyltransferase family protein, whose translation MQSQPITERRRDPFFDNARFILVALVVLGHLISPFRDQNDLIFFANNFLASFRMPALILLTGYFTKRFYQDKNRFKRQAFLTILIPYLLFQTFYSGMDAIGSGTLVVDLLSPSYGMWFLLSLFTWNVLLFFFTKLKRPILVSFVIAIGIGWIEQAGHFLSISRTFVFFPLFLMGHYSTPENFEWLKRRRAKIVALLSMAGSWLLLFSFPFYDARNALLAKYSYIEIGDSAMEGAVVRLVFYVIMFLGILSFLPWMPKNQTFFTHLGRRTAYIYILHLFVMKIFYALGLFSHELNAWTLFAIPVIWVVIVFLVSSNQIVFLTKPFIEGKIAIPLLNKAILPMKSLSKPLRPEQKK comes from the coding sequence ATGCAAAGCCAACCGATCACCGAGAGAAGAAGGGATCCGTTTTTTGATAACGCACGCTTCATTCTTGTTGCCCTGGTAGTGCTTGGCCACCTAATCAGTCCTTTCCGTGACCAAAACGACCTGATCTTTTTTGCAAATAACTTTCTTGCTTCTTTTCGCATGCCTGCCCTTATTTTGCTTACTGGTTATTTTACGAAGCGGTTTTATCAGGACAAAAACAGATTTAAAAGACAGGCCTTTCTCACCATTTTAATTCCCTATCTACTATTCCAAACCTTCTATTCAGGGATGGATGCGATTGGCTCAGGAACGCTAGTCGTGGACTTGTTGTCTCCAAGTTATGGAATGTGGTTTCTGCTAAGCTTGTTTACTTGGAATGTTTTGCTTTTTTTCTTTACCAAGTTAAAGCGCCCTATCCTGGTCTCCTTCGTAATTGCGATAGGAATTGGGTGGATTGAACAAGCAGGGCACTTTTTAAGCATTTCTAGAACCTTTGTGTTCTTCCCGCTATTTTTGATGGGCCACTATTCGACGCCGGAAAACTTCGAGTGGCTCAAGAGAAGACGAGCTAAAATCGTGGCTCTGCTTAGTATGGCAGGCAGCTGGCTTCTTCTCTTCTCTTTTCCTTTCTATGATGCACGTAATGCCCTTCTGGCTAAGTATTCCTATATAGAAATCGGTGATTCTGCTATGGAAGGGGCGGTTGTCCGACTGGTCTTTTATGTCATTATGTTCTTAGGAATACTTTCTTTTTTGCCCTGGATGCCCAAGAATCAGACCTTTTTTACGCATCTAGGAAGACGCACTGCTTATATTTATATCCTTCATCTATTCGTTATGAAGATTTTTTATGCATTGGGCCTATTTTCTCATGAGTTGAACGCTTGGACGCTTTTTGCCATTCCTGTTATTTGGGTGGTCATTGTATTCCTTGTCAGTTCCAACCAAATTGTTTTTCTAACGAAGCCTTTCATTGAAGGAAAAATTGCAATCCCTCTTTTAAATAAAGCTATATTACCCATGAAGTCATTGAGCAAGCCGTTGCGTCCAGAACAAAAGAAATAG
- a CDS encoding IS4 family transposase, producing the protein MNKNTMFQKLIQNFLPATELQAILTEFDYQDTARKCTVGTVISYLAGAAANEWKSLRQAADVGPGSGLVAVDHSSLSKHLKALDYAIMKRILDVIIGKLNRAARRSLNMPKTLLSIDSTTITVGKTRLPWALYHGERAGIKLHVGFSNETGMPLRVVETTGLKHDGPIGKELEDKRFILVGDRAYFSIEKADLYAGNKQDFVFRLKDNIQLNRKKSLKGIRDKESNVTADFTCILGTPRHQTQKRHRVVQFTDYEGKVISVATSLRNVTAEEIAGMYKARWAIETFFRWIKQNLNVPVLFGATENAVFTQLFAALIAYVILKWLHIRGGRQPNAKSLSFAGFQRLLLCDALPIEWRVGITKQFEPSWLLHKLETG; encoded by the coding sequence ATGAACAAGAATACCATGTTCCAAAAACTGATTCAAAATTTTCTTCCAGCGACTGAGCTGCAGGCCATTTTAACCGAATTCGATTATCAGGACACAGCCCGGAAATGCACGGTGGGGACGGTGATCTCGTACTTGGCGGGCGCCGCTGCGAATGAATGGAAAAGCCTCCGTCAAGCAGCGGATGTCGGGCCGGGCAGCGGACTTGTCGCTGTTGACCATTCGTCACTTTCCAAGCACCTGAAGGCGCTTGACTATGCCATCATGAAACGGATCCTTGATGTCATCATCGGCAAACTGAACCGGGCGGCGCGCCGCAGCCTGAACATGCCGAAAACACTTCTGTCCATTGACTCGACGACGATCACGGTCGGAAAGACCCGCCTGCCCTGGGCGCTCTATCACGGTGAACGCGCCGGCATCAAACTGCATGTCGGATTCTCCAATGAGACGGGCATGCCCCTCCGGGTCGTAGAGACGACCGGCCTCAAGCACGACGGACCGATCGGCAAAGAGTTGGAAGACAAACGGTTTATCCTGGTCGGTGACCGGGCATATTTCTCGATAGAGAAAGCGGACCTGTATGCAGGAAACAAGCAGGATTTTGTCTTCCGGCTGAAAGACAATATTCAGCTGAACCGAAAAAAATCGCTGAAAGGCATACGCGACAAGGAATCGAACGTGACCGCAGATTTCACCTGTATCTTGGGAACTCCCCGGCACCAGACCCAGAAGCGGCACCGGGTGGTTCAGTTCACCGACTATGAAGGAAAAGTCATCAGCGTGGCGACATCGCTGCGGAATGTGACCGCGGAAGAGATCGCCGGCATGTACAAGGCGCGCTGGGCCATCGAAACCTTTTTCCGCTGGATCAAACAAAATCTAAATGTGCCTGTCCTGTTCGGCGCCACAGAGAATGCCGTCTTCACTCAGTTATTCGCCGCACTGATCGCCTATGTCATCCTCAAGTGGCTCCATATTCGAGGCGGTCGGCAGCCGAACGCCAAATCGCTGTCCTTCGCCGGCTTTCAGCGCCTGCTTCTTTGTGATGCCCTGCCGATCGAGTGGCGGGTCGGGATAACGAAACAGTTTGAACCATCCTGGCTACTTCATAAATTGGAAACTGGATGA
- a CDS encoding glycerophosphodiester phosphodiesterase, producing the protein MEKVIAHRGWSGKAPENTLSAIKLALEEPKIDSIEIDVHLTKDGVPVVIHDHTVDRTTNGTGYIKDLRIDELKALDAGSWFSPSFAQETIPTLEEVLKLINRKKKLFIELKQTAGLYKGLEEQVIHLIKKYGAEDHCYLISFDHKSLQMCMKLHPNIKRTLVLLGSPLLLVNQVNEIKASAVSRHYQYVDQELIESLNNNGTEILVWTVDQKTETERLFTLDNRIIFTSNHPNLLWV; encoded by the coding sequence ATGGAAAAAGTGATTGCTCATAGGGGCTGGTCAGGGAAAGCACCTGAAAATACATTAAGTGCAATCAAGCTGGCGCTCGAAGAACCTAAAATCGACAGCATTGAAATTGATGTGCATCTTACAAAGGACGGTGTCCCTGTGGTGATTCATGACCATACGGTCGACCGAACAACAAACGGAACCGGTTATATAAAAGACCTAAGAATAGACGAACTAAAAGCACTGGATGCGGGCAGTTGGTTCAGCCCTTCTTTCGCCCAGGAAACGATTCCCACTCTGGAAGAAGTACTGAAGTTAATTAACCGCAAGAAAAAACTATTTATCGAATTAAAACAAACAGCCGGCCTCTATAAAGGATTGGAGGAGCAAGTAATCCATCTCATTAAAAAATATGGAGCCGAAGATCACTGCTATTTGATTTCGTTTGATCACAAAAGTCTTCAAATGTGCATGAAACTCCATCCGAACATCAAGCGTACTCTTGTCCTGTTGGGTTCGCCCCTGCTATTAGTCAATCAAGTAAATGAAATCAAGGCTTCAGCGGTCTCCAGACACTATCAATACGTGGATCAGGAACTTATTGAAAGCCTGAATAACAATGGGACGGAAATTCTGGTTTGGACAGTCGATCAGAAAACAGAGACAGAGAGACTGTTTACACTGGATAACAGGATCATCTTCACCTCAAATCATCCAAACCTTCTATGGGTATGA
- a CDS encoding IS4 family transposase, with the protein MNKNTTFQKLIQNFLPATELQAILTEFDYQDTARKCTVGTVISYLAGAAANEWKSLRHAADVGPGSGLVAVDHSSLSKHLKALDYAIMKRILDVIIGKLNRAARRSLNMPKILLSIDSTTITVGKTRLPWALYHGERAGIKLHVGFSNETGMPLRVVETTGLKHDGPIGKELEDKRFILVGDRAYFSIEKADLYAGNKQDFVFRLKDNIQLNRKKSLKGIRDKESNVTADFTCILGTPQHQTQKRHRVVQFTDYEGKVISVATSLRNVTAEEIAGMYKSRWAIETFFRWIKQNLNVPVLFGTTENAVFNQLFAALIAYVILKWLHIQGGRQPNAKSLSFAGFQRLLLCDALPIEWRVGITKQFEPSWLLHKLETG; encoded by the coding sequence ATGAACAAGAATACCACGTTCCAAAAACTGATTCAAAATTTTCTTCCAGCGACTGAGCTGCAGGCCATTTTAACCGAATTCGATTATCAGGACACAGCCCGGAAATGCACGGTGGGGACGGTGATCTCGTACTTGGCGGGCGCCGCTGCGAATGAATGGAAAAGCCTCCGTCACGCAGCGGATGTCGGGCCGGGCAGCGGACTTGTCGCTGTTGACCATTCGTCACTTTCCAAGCACCTAAAGGCGCTTGACTATGCCATCATGAAACGGATCCTTGATGTCATCATCGGCAAACTGAACCGGGCGGCGCGCCGCAGCCTAAACATGCCGAAAATACTTCTGTCCATTGATTCAACGACGATCACGGTCGGAAAGACCCGCCTGCCCTGGGCGCTCTATCATGGTGAACGCGCCGGCATCAAACTGCATGTCGGATTCTCCAATGAGACGGGCATGCCCCTCCGGGTCGTAGAGACGACCGGCCTCAAGCACGACGGACCGATCGGCAAAGAGTTGGAAGACAAACGGTTTATCCTGGTCGGTGACCGGGCATATTTCTCGATAGAGAAAGCGGACCTGTATGCAGGAAACAAGCAGGATTTTGTCTTCCGACTGAAAGACAATATTCAGCTGAACCGAAAAAAATCGCTGAAAGGCATACGCGACAAGGAATCGAACGTGACCGCAGATTTCACCTGTATCTTGGGAACTCCCCAGCACCAGACCCAGAAGCGGCACCGGGTGGTTCAGTTCACCGACTATGAAGGAAAAGTCATCAGCGTGGCGACATCGCTGCGGAATGTGACCGCGGAAGAGATCGCCGGCATGTACAAGTCGCGCTGGGCCATCGAAACCTTTTTCCGCTGGATCAAACAAAATCTAAATGTGCCTGTCCTGTTCGGCACCACAGAGAATGCCGTCTTCAATCAGTTATTCGCCGCACTGATCGCTTATGTCATCCTCAAGTGGCTCCATATTCAAGGCGGTCGGCAGCCGAACGCCAAATCGCTGTCCTTCGCCGGCTTTCAGCGCCTGCTTCTTTGTGATGCCCTGCCGATCGAGTGGCGGGTCGGGATAACGAAACAGTTTGAACCATCCTGGCTACTTCATAAATTGGAAACTGGATGA
- a CDS encoding ABC transporter permease family protein codes for MKASPITRVINGFGLVLLFIIFAMPFVWMASTAFKSLGETLTFPPVWIPETLLWENFAQAWNSGPFLKYLSNSIIVTLFITPVDYPKSSSFQFMK; via the coding sequence ATGAAAGCTTCACCCATTACCCGAGTTATAAATGGGTTTGGTCTTGTCCTCTTATTCATCATTTTTGCCATGCCTTTTGTCTGGATGGCCAGCACCGCTTTTAAATCGCTCGGTGAAACACTGACTTTTCCGCCGGTATGGATTCCTGAAACGCTGCTGTGGGAGAACTTTGCGCAGGCCTGGAATTCCGGCCCTTTTCTTAAATACCTATCCAATAGCATTATAGTCACCTTGTTCATCACGCCTGTTGATTACCCAAAATCATCCAGTTTCCAATTTATGAAGTAG